Part of the Eshraghiella crossota genome is shown below.
AAGACGAGTATGAGAAGCTCTTGGTAAACCGGAATAAAGAAGTCTACATAATAGAAGGAGACAGCCGTATCAAACGTGTTGCAATCGGTATTGACACGGATGGGGAACTTCTTGTAAAGGACGATAATGGTAATATAGAAAAAATAATGGCGGGGGAAGTTTCAATAAGAGGCATTTATGGCTATGTTTAGGAGAATTGTTGAATGAAAGAAGATTTAGATGTATTATGTGCCGCAAGCTCTTACGATAAGAAATTTTATCTTAATGAGGACTTCGGGGCACTTCCGGATTCGATTAAGGATGAACTTAAAATAATGTGTGTTCTTTTTACTGAGGATATCGGAGGAATTATCATCCTTGAATTTGATGAGGAAGGCAATCTTTTAATCAGGACAGAGGCAGATGAAGGAGATTTGCTTTATGATGAAATAGGAGCAGGCCTTAAGGTCAAACAGCTTCAGAAGGACAAAGCAGAGACTTTTCAGGCTCTTGAAATGTATTATAAGGTATTTTTCCTTGGAGAAGATATAGAATGAAAATAGGAACAATGGAATTTGACAGACCGGTAATGCTGGCACCCATGGCTGGGGTGACGGACCTTCCTTACAGGCTTATCTGCAAGGAGATGGGTTGTGACTACATGGTTACCGAGATGGTAAGTGCCAAAGCGGTTCTTTACAATAACAAAAACACCGATATTCTGTTGCAGACTTTGCCGGAGGAAGCACCATCGGCATTACAGCTTTTCGGTTCAGACCCGGAGATTATGGCTGACATTGCCCTTAGACTGGAACCATTGGGATTTGCGGCATTTGACATTAATATGGGCTGCCCCGTACCTAAAATTGTAAATAACGGCGAAGGCTCATCATTAATGAAAAATCCCTCTCTGGCAGGTAAAATAGTCGATACAATGGTAAAAAAAATTACGAAACCCGTTACAGTGAAGTTCAGAAAAGGTTTTGACGAGGAACATGTAAATGCGGTGGAGTTCGCCCACATAATGGAGGAATCCGGGGCGGCAGCCGTTACGGTTCACGGACGAACGAGGGAACAGTTCTATTCCGGCAAAGCAGACTGGGATATAATCGCAGCAGTCAAAGATAAAGTAAAGATACCTGTTTTTGGCAATGGTGATATCTTTTCATCAGAAGATGCCCTGAAGATGTTTCATTATACAGGATGCGACGGAATTGCAGTTGGCCGTGGGGCAAAAGGTAACCCATGGCTTTTCAGGGAAATTAAAGCGGCAATCCACGGTGATGTGATACCGGCAAGACCGTCCCTTACAGAGATTAAGGATATGATAAAAAAACATGCAACACTTATGACAGAGTACAAACCTGAATATATGGTAGTCAGGGAAATGCGCAAACATGTGTCCTGGTATACAACGGGACTG
Proteins encoded:
- a CDS encoding DUF6145 family protein translates to MKEDLDVLCAASSYDKKFYLNEDFGALPDSIKDELKIMCVLFTEDIGGIIILEFDEEGNLLIRTEADEGDLLYDEIGAGLKVKQLQKDKAETFQALEMYYKVFFLGEDIE
- the dusB gene encoding tRNA dihydrouridine synthase DusB, with amino-acid sequence MKIGTMEFDRPVMLAPMAGVTDLPYRLICKEMGCDYMVTEMVSAKAVLYNNKNTDILLQTLPEEAPSALQLFGSDPEIMADIALRLEPLGFAAFDINMGCPVPKIVNNGEGSSLMKNPSLAGKIVDTMVKKITKPVTVKFRKGFDEEHVNAVEFAHIMEESGAAAVTVHGRTREQFYSGKADWDIIAAVKDKVKIPVFGNGDIFSSEDALKMFHYTGCDGIAVGRGAKGNPWLFREIKAAIHGDVIPARPSLTEIKDMIKKHATLMTEYKPEYMVVREMRKHVSWYTTGLHNCAALRDEVNHTETLQELFSLLDKRMIDK